The stretch of DNA cgTGTACTTACGTTGTGTACCACTTAAAGAACTCACGTTAATAGTGTGCACACTACttgtttcataattttttaatttataaataatatttctaatGTGTCTtataatttctcaatttataactaatatttatttcatcCCTACTATCTTTAGCCAATTTATTTATACGATTGAATAGTCTGATTCATATTTTCAAGAATATTGTATAATAttccttttataaataaacttaaCTGACGAATATTAGGATGTGAGACATTTTCGCGAAGtacaacaaaatttcaaaaagtaaaaatatttgttttgtagGGAAGGCGGTTGCTTTATAACCTTACCCTTGGTGCGGCTCTGCTTCTCCTCCCCATTAGAGCCcgatatattttgtttgttaaaatgtgtatcaattttcttcttgAAACAAATTCCCTCCTAATTTGGGAAATTGGAGAAGGATTTGAGAGGGTTTAAATAAATTCTTCCCATCATTGACATGTTGTTAGAAtactctaaaaatttaaaatacatcattcataaatattttcttatcatTCTCTACAAAATCATTATCTCAAATAAGTCAAaagttttttgtttatttatctaTCTTTCCTTGTTTACAAAGTAATTTCCTTTCCTCTACACTCTAAAACAAACCTTTAGGGTCCATTTGATGAATAAGTTAGGGATATTACAAAAATAAGCTATCAGATCATGTCTGATAAGTTAATCCGATAAAACAACATGATAAGTTAATGCGATCTCTATCCAATCTTGGCTATCTAGTCAAATTTTCTATCATGAATATGAATTGGGTTAAAAACCAACAACATAAGATAAGAACACTAATTTACTCATTAATCcttataaaatatacaattgaagtataatcaaatataatgataaaaataattaatagaatttgatattaaactcaaaaatgaaatatgattaattaatttaaaaaatattaatgattttatcacaaagataatttttctttttatataatttaataaattaacatccaaaataagaaaaacaatatgaaaaaatattgaaattttaaaatatttaatatcaaactttttgctaatttataatatttaaatacaataatttaatttaaaaaactaatatataataataatgatgctaattttattatttaaatataatatatattatatcatgccatgattaaatatttatcaaatacattacaaaataaaatattattttattaattattatatatgtatcaaacACATTATACgataatatttatcttattattatcCAATCTTTATctaactttatatatatttaacaaacGACCGTCGCTTATGAACTTTGAAGAGTTTTAGAGGTGAGGGTTTTAAATaactaaatctatattttaaaatgtttttaattttcttataaaaaaataaaaaataatataatagttCAATTacacttaatttattttaagatacaTATACCCTTTTAGACCCGGAACGGAAGGATattatcattcaatttttttttttttttgaaaaaaaatgtgttaatcAATCCTTCTTTTGGTAAACGTTAAACCCATCTTTGAAATTAACAGTCCACGTCATGACTAGTTCAAAAGCGAATTTCAGAACCTCGGGCGGTTCATGCACAGCAACCTAATGTGGTGAGTTTAATTGTATCCTCAGTCTTACAATGCATTTGTATAAGCTTCCGTAAGTAAATCATTTAACGGCACTACAACAAATCCAATCACCGCTATCATTCACTCGATTTATCATTTGAGATGGTAACGCCTCAAAATTACTTTACAAAACCTGATATCTTATTTTATGCCTTCCAAAGCAACGAAACCAGAGGAAGCCAATGTCCATTCACAATGCCTCATGGCTGCCAGAAAGATTAATTCCAAGGCTAGCCAGAGTATATAGAGTTTAAGATAACATGCCAACCCGGCCAACGCATTATGTAACATTTTACAATCATACACAAATTTTGATTTTCCATAATAATGGTAGTTTTTGACAGAAATTATGTGTATCATCGATTTTGTGAAGACGTTCTCTCCGAATCACTTCTTACTCGAAAGTTGGTAGATCTGAAACCTGGGTCTGATCCGCTGGCAGTCTGGTGGTACGTTCTCCAACTTGATTCTCTACCAACTTGGTTTATTGAGGACGAAGGCAAGTGATCTCTATCCCAAGCATGGAAGTGACTTGGAAGACGTGTTTCTTCTTGAAAATTGCGTCCTGGGACATAAACGTAGCTACCACTTTGGTCTGGTGTAGAGGTCATCAATGCCAATGAAGTTGATCCACTGTGACTGCTGGATCTTCGAGTGCTGGTAGCAACAGGTGTCCGTATTGTGGTAGAATTTGGAGGTTGCTGTGGTTGATAGTATGCTTGAAGCGCTTGGACTCTATCACGAGCACGAGCATTGCTGCCAGGATAAGGAGGAATCATTGAAGATGCAGCAGAGTTCCCGGGTCTAGCAGTAGAACTGCAAAATTACACACATTAATCATCAACCTCATGGCCTTAGCAAATTTCCACCAGCCAGCAAAGTTGCTCAGTTCCattgtttattaatttattagttggaTTTAACCGAGTTTCATTAGACAATAAGACTATAGGCGTCTTATATTATTAGTCTCATATGAAGTCTCATTTGAGGCTCAAGTAATATATAACTGAAAACTCAAAAGGTACCTGTGACCAACAGGGAACGGATGCATATAAGATCCAGATCTAGGAACCTCTGAACCACCCCTGGCCGGCCTTTGATTACTTTGTGGCAAGGAGGGCTGATCAGCAGCACCGAGGCGGCTGCTGCCAGAGGAGAAATGCGAGGAATGGTGATCCCAACTGTGATAATGAAAAACCACTGCAGGAATTGTGTAGGAGGTTGACATGTCACCATGTATAGGCGGACCATTCCAGTGATTGAAATTCGAAACTTCTGACACAGTTCCACCAGAGTTGGAGGTGGAGGGATGCACCGGTCCAACGTAAGCAACATATGGACAAGGATGACTACTCGAAGACACAGCCGAAGGCTCGGTATACATGGCATGTTGTCCCAGTGCATCATGATCTGCATCTCAAAATTTCGGTCAAGATTGCATAATCATTCAAATGCAAGTTGACGAAAAGTAGGATGATATACAGGTAAAAGAGTCTTACATGCAGTTGGTGAAAATTCACGTTCTCTgtataaaacaataaaagaatAACATGAATAACCATTTCaacaaaaagtattttttagtAAGAATGGAGAGGGGGTTTACAAGGATTACCAAAGTCATATTAGAACAACACCAAACAccattattacaaaaaaaaaagtttttttccCGATTCTCCCTATCATTAACATACTAATAAAAATGATCAGTCAACATGATTTTGCTCCCACATAATGATAGTTATATAACAGCTTCGAAATCTCACATAACATTCTAAACAAATCATATTCAGGAAATGACTAACAATGACATTTTATAATAGTCATAGAACTGGAAAGTTTTGAAACCCAACATAACATTCTAATGTCTAAACTAATCAAATTTGGAAATTACTAGCAATGACTAAAATGCAAGGGATATATAATAAAACCAGTATCATTTGAACACAGCACTAAGACTCATTTGTTGTTTACTAAATAGAATGAGATATTTCATTACAAGAAAGAAGGGAAGCCTCAACACAATAATTGGATTTAGTGCAGTGTGAGCGGGAGGTAACGAGTTCTTCTTGCAAATATGCAAAGGTAAGGTTGCCTAAAATAGATTCAAAATGGGTCTGTCTTTTCCTTGGCCCTTGCAATGGCAGGGCCTTAATAACACCAAGTCGTCCTTTTTCAGTTTTATGTGCTAATAGATTTTCAAATTGCAAAACCCTGACCAAACCTTGAAAGTCTAGTGATTATCTTCCTGAtacactaaataaaaaaaattgctaGGTTGAGCACTTATACTAGGCCTAAAGCCATAGTTTTTATTTGAGGCGAAACTTGTTCTACTTAAGTACATCATCAAGAGCCACAGTTCAATCTAACTTCGGCATTATCCATGCCTTGCCATGGCAAATGCTGACCCACAACCAACCATATTCCTTTCAGCACCTGCCTTGAGAGTTTGTGCCAACTGCCAATGCAGAATGTTGGCCTAAAACCAATGACTCCCTTTCTAGCTCGTGTTTATGCCTTTACAGGTATTGAACTCAAATCACGACCTTAGCTCTAATACCACTTATTAGATCAAGCGGTTACTACTAAACCAACATAACCCTTCATACAGACATCCTGGGAAATTTTGTCGGTTCCTAACAAAACTAGACTGATCTATCACGTAGATAATTCTGAAGTGTTATACAGCAGAAGAAGAGAAACTCTGTTGAATCAATTGGAAATAaagtattataataaaaaaaaaaaagagacagagcaatatagaaaataacTTATCCAGTTCTACTGATGTTGCTGTCTTCAAATTCTTGATATTTTTCTCAAGGTATTCTTAGGTGTTCCTGCATTTTCCTCTAACTTTCCAATTTTTATCTTGTTCTAAAATATAGTCTGAAGTCTAATTTTATATGGTATTAATATCACCTATAGCTTTAACCACGCTGGCTTTCATTGACCTAATCCAGTTCCATGTTTAGCACACAAACATTAACCTTTTATAATAACTTGTTGTTTACCTAAAACTTAATTTGGTTAATGAATTTGAAGCTTGATTAAGTCACAAGTGGTATCCGTAACACTGAAAGTACCAGTTGTAACTTAGAACTGGCCTTCACAAAAATACCTATGCATGTTAATGTTTTCTCATGCGCCACACActtcaaagaaaaaaagattATCACCAATAGGAATTTGGACAGAGATTATTCTGCGTGCATTTAAGTATGTTAACTATAAGTTATATAACTTACTCGAATGAAGAAGGAAGTTGGGCAAAGTTACCAAAGGGGCACCAGTGAACTCCCAGGGACTGCAGAAATAATTTGGAAATCAAAGTTTAGTCAAAATGGTAAACAGAACATATTTACCCTtacataaatgaaaaaaaaacaagaacaagATGATTCCATTTAAAGCAGGTAATGCCATCCTTGAAATTCCAAGTTCCAACCATCATagattacaaaaaaaaaaaaaaaaaagactttgGAAAAATTTAAGAGCTAAATGGTACTAACTCCATTCCATTTTAAGTGTTGTTTTAGGTTATTTTACACAAACTAAGgaaattaataaattagttgTCAAGTTAAAGTTACTCATCAAAAACCCAAATGTAGTCATTACTTGGTAGAGGTTAGgatgatatgagattaatctcTAGGACATGTTTTAATTTATACAACAATTCTAAATAGCACTGATGACTAATGCAAGTATCATGTTGCCAATTCTTAGATGATAGATCACACAGTGACACATTTTTACATATTATGTGCAGGCCAAGTTTAGAAACAGTAGCTCACTTATGTTGCATATAAGAAAATGCAAAAACATGCTTAATTACTTATGATGTAATGTAGTAATAAATAAAGGATTATGCTAACAAATGCCATTAGggaataaaaaattagttgtcTTGAGAGTAGAAAAATTTGAACACTTCAAAATTTGAATACACAATTTCCAATACacttttaatgaaaaatttctATATTTAGATCATAAGGGCACTTGTTAGCATTTCCCATAAATAAAATGGCAGGACCAATTGCATACAGTTTCTATTACCATTTCAGAATAGCTGAGATCATATTGATCCTCATCACGTGTCCAATCATCCACATTGACTTCTGGATATGATCGACTGCCATTAGCATAAAGCCACTGACCTTTCTCAGTCTTCCGACAATTAGGACATTGCATTGCCCCTTTCATATTGAAGGCCGAGCCAATGCAATCTAAAACGATATAAAGAAGGAAATTAGAAGCATAACAACATGAAGCGGTGACATGCCAATAACAGCTATGAGCTTGTAAAAATTTCTAGTAAAGCATTAAACTTAGCAATTTATCCTGAAAATCACgtatacaattttataacataaagTATGGTAATTTAAAGTACTGGTATAAGCCAGCAAttgtttatttttccttttggATTTTGGTCTTCTATGATCGTTGAGAAAAGACCTTGTTGGACCTCGAAAAATTGCCCAGCTCATTAAAATCAATCTTTGATTTTTGTTA from Cicer arietinum cultivar CDC Frontier isolate Library 1 chromosome 3, Cicar.CDCFrontier_v2.0, whole genome shotgun sequence encodes:
- the LOC101494984 gene encoding E3 ubiquitin-protein ligase RFI2-like, with amino-acid sequence MDLTNDDDDGDSHKSFDSVRCSICLDFVFHNGARSFANLQCGHEFHLDCIGSAFNMKGAMQCPNCRKTEKGQWLYANGSRSYPEVNVDDWTRDEDQYDLSYSEMSLGVHWCPFGNFAQLPSSFEEREFSPTAYHDALGQHAMYTEPSAVSSSSHPCPYVAYVGPVHPSTSNSGGTVSEVSNFNHWNGPPIHGDMSTSYTIPAVVFHYHSWDHHSSHFSSGSSRLGAADQPSLPQSNQRPARGGSEVPRSGSYMHPFPVGHSSTARPGNSAASSMIPPYPGSNARARDRVQALQAYYQPQQPPNSTTIRTPVATSTRRSSSHSGSTSLALMTSTPDQSGSYVYVPGRNFQEETRLPSHFHAWDRDHLPSSSINQVGRESSWRTYHQTASGSDPGFRSTNFRVRSDSERTSSQNR